The region TTAGGTCTTGGAAATTCTTTTACTGCTTCTATCTTTGTGGGATCCGGTTTTAATCCGTCATCACTAATTATGTGACCTAAATACataacttctttttttaaaaattcgcaCTTGTCAGGCTGCAGTTTTAAATTTGCTTCCCTGAGTCTTTCcattaaaatattgaatttaatttcgtgATTCCGTATTGAACTGCCGTAGATTACTATATCATCTAAGTACACAAAAAGTTCATTTCCTTGTAATCCTGATAAAACCTGATCCATTAATCTTTGAAAAGTTGCAGGCGCGTTCTTTAGTCCGAACGGCATTCTGGTGAATTCGTTATGTCCACAAGGTGTAGAAAATGCAGTTTTCTCGGCAtctgtttctttcatttttatttgatgaaaCCCTGAGGCTGAATCGaatactgaaaaatatttagcgCTTCCTAATTGATCTAGTATTTCTGTGATATTGGGAAGAGGGTATGCGTCTCCTACTGTCTTTTCGTTTAACGCGCGATAGTCGATGACCGTGCGCCATTGTTTATTGCCTTTGGAAGCTGGCCTTTTGGGTACAATCCATAATGGCCAATTATACGGTGAAAGAGAAGGTTTTATAATGTCGTTATCTAACAAGTCTTTTACTTGTTTAGCTATTTCTTCTTTATGTACCGGAGGAAATCTATACTGTCTCGTATTTATCGGAATGTCGTCTGTGGTGGTTATACCGTGTTTAATTGTATTTGTGGCTCCTAAAAACTCACCTGGAATATGAAacatgtcttaatttttcctaATTAATTCGTTAACGCTTCCCTTTTCTTCCTGATTCAAGTGTTCTAATCGCAGTGAATTTATCATTTTGTCATAACGTTCTTCGCGTATATTTCTTATATTGTTTTCCGTATTAtccaaataatttattcgcatAAGTTTTTTAATTCCTGTATCAATTCTTTCATTGTTAAGGTTATTCGAAGGTTCTcctgaaatttcaatatttagtCGTGacacattattttttaaattattttcatcgttatttggACTCTCATCGTCTTGTTGACGAGgaatatttgaattcaattgaaatggGATCGGCCCGTTAGGCTTATTGGAGGATGACTCATCATCGATTGGATTCTCGGCGTCTTTTTGACGAGGAATATTgggattcaattgaatttggaTCGGCCTTTTAGGCTTACTGGAAAATGATTCGTCATTAATTGGATTCGATGTTGGATTCATAGGAGGGTCTGACTTTGTTGGATCTTTTGATATCGTATCGGAGCTAAACATGTGTAATTGACGGTGATTTTTTCGGTCTTCGCCCGGTCCTAAGACCGAAGTCGAAGTCGAAGGTTCGTGAAGCGTCTCCACGGTTTCCTTCCCTATTCTTacgcaattattttcgatataAGAATTTATCATTGACGTTCCGTTTTTTACCAGAGGATGAATCGCATTGCTCACGCTATCCCTGTGCTTCCCGTATTCTGTAATTGAAGTACTTCGCAGTGGTTTCGCGTCCTTGATCGGTAGTGTAACGATTCCTTTGCTTTGGATATCGCTATGAATTAAGGTTACACGTTGGTCAATATTTGTTGGCAGGTATTATTATCTTTAATTTAGTTATAAGTTGTCAGGGCGCTCATTATGTACAATAGTTATATAATTTCTTGGATCCTCTTGCCGTACATATATGTTTTGCATGTAAAATAATGAGACGCCAATATATCACAAAAGGAACGAATAACAGGTATGGTACGAATAAATAGCACGCGACACAgtgtatatgaataaatagaacgaatacaggtgtataaaataaaatcagggaCCGTCGACTATTTATACATGACGTGATTAATAAAAGAAAGGCGAGCGGGATATAGAGACAATAATGCAATGATATTCGGTAATGAGCTCAATCTCCCTGGCACATTAcattaattaaatatacactaagcacaacaattagcgggccaccttgtttttgctccgaaaaacgtccgatttcgaaaactcataaccgctcgaaaaattgaggtagagagttgtcaaaaaaaggattttgaagcgtgaagcttcaccttttAGATGCTACAAgtcgatttgaattgcgtTTCTGCGTTCACTAGTTGTACTCTCCTAATTCAATTCATGTCGGAAACGTCAAGcgaacttttgactttgagaaggtgcaccgagtGTCCCAGTcggtagatttcaatttttttgatgtcattccgaaggttgaagtgttcccttgaaaacacgtccttgaaattttccgtacgattttttttgcatgagttatgcgactctaaagcagttattgtccataaatctttgatcgaataccctgaCCGACACAGTTACcgtatcgaagtttttcaaaaacgaattcgcAGCTCAAAACTTTGACTTTACGAAACTCTATCGCAGTATTTCtttatctgaattttcgaagctctgtCACCTTCCGTATGCACCCCTGCGCATCTCCGTGTGAAAGCTTGAAGTTTGTCCCCTTGTAGGTCGCGTAAAAATAGCGGGATGGGTGGCCCGTGATAccaagttcaagcttgaactgtcCCCTATAAAATGCGCactttcgttttgttttatcttttttttccatcgcgttattCAACTCAGAACGCGAACAGAAGATTGACCCATTACCTCCGGCATTAGCATGACCCAAGGTGTACCGTGTagaggttgctcggtaggatttacacctCGTACCTTACCTCGTGTGTGAGTATGCATGCATTTTGTGCGTACTGGAGATCAGGACCCCATAGTTCGTCAATTctacggtat is a window of Athalia rosae chromosome 8, iyAthRosa1.1, whole genome shotgun sequence DNA encoding:
- the LOC125502067 gene encoding uncharacterized protein DDB_G0287625-like is translated as MNTKNSVLRRDIQSKGIVTLPIKDAKPLRSTSITEYGKHRDSVSNAIHPLVKNGTSMINSYIENNCVRIGKETVETLHEPSTSTSVLGPGEDRKNHRQLHMFSSDTISKDPTKSDPPMNPTSNPINDESFSSKPKRPIQIQLNPNIPRQKDAENPIDDESSSNKPNGPIPFQLNSNIPRQQDDESPNNDENNLKNNVSRLNIEISGEPSNNLNNERIDTGIKKLMRINYLDNTENNIRNIREERYDKMINSLRLEHLNQEEKGSVNELIRKN